The Afifella aestuarii DNA segment CCTCGGGATAGAAGGCGCGGCCGGGCTTGCCTTCGATGTCGAGCTGGTTGAGCTCGACATTGCGGAATGCGCCGATGACGGCATCGACGCGTCCTGCGAGAAGGGCCGGTGAGAGTGCGAAGTTGACGTTGACGAGATCGACGTCGTCGAGGGTCACGCCGCTTTCTCCGAGCATCATCTTCAGAAGCACATCCTCGAAGCCTCCAACCGAGAAGCCGACCGTCTTCCCCTTGAGATCGGCGAGCGTCGTCACATCGCTGTCTTCCAGAACCACGAGCGAGTTGAGCGGCGTTTCGACGAGCGTTCCAAAGCGCGCCAGCGGCAATCCTTCGGCCACCTGAAGATAGAGGTTGGGCTGGTAGGAAATGGCGACATCGCCTTCACCTGCCGCAACGAGGCGGGGTGGGGCGCTCGGGTCGGCCGGCGGGATCATTTCCACATCGAGGTCTTCCTCGGCGAAATAGCCCTTTTCCTGCGCGACGACGAGCGGCGCGTGGTCGGGGTTCACGAACCAATCGAGCAGCACGGTCAGGTGGTCCGCGGCCGCGGCGGGCGATGCCGTCAAGATGAGCGCCAGAAGCATCAGGCGCAGGCGGTCGAGCATGGTCATTTCCTCTCTTTTCGGATCATGTCGGGTTTAGGCGGATCGTCAGGCGATGCTCGCTTCTCCC contains these protein-coding regions:
- a CDS encoding ABC transporter substrate-binding protein, encoding MLDRLRLMLLALILTASPAAAADHLTVLLDWFVNPDHAPLVVAQEKGYFAEEDLDVEMIPPADPSAPPRLVAAGEGDVAISYQPNLYLQVAEGLPLARFGTLVETPLNSLVVLEDSDVTTLADLKGKTVGFSVGGFEDVLLKMMLGESGVTLDDVDLVNVNFALSPALLAGRVDAVIGAFRNVELNQLDIEGKPGRAFYPEEHGVPPYDELIFIARSDKLDDDRLPRFLKAIERATLYLTNHPEEALEIFTKAHPDLGDELNRRAFMDTVARFSKSPGAFDAGRYQRFAEFMKDQGLIETVPELESYAQAVR